The Arachis hypogaea cultivar Tifrunner chromosome 16, arahy.Tifrunner.gnm2.J5K5, whole genome shotgun sequence genome contains a region encoding:
- the LOC112754832 gene encoding uncharacterized protein → MESKLTHTTNRVYEDFDPVCKLRIDEARDTIELHLPGFKREQIRIQINHLRMMIISGERPLLDGTKWKRFKKEIKLPPFCNEDAIHGSFMQNILTVVMPKKIPQSYREEEEEEEFDPAMKKKKEKGKEKVTFEEEDKVSEATSKAEDSYDINNFSDTKKGYYNNKDDVIDQELPPETTREVALKFMLVIIVILVVASYLADMSKSFMAHAHSYFHN, encoded by the exons ATGGAATCCAAGCTTACACATACAACTAATCGGGTTTATGAGGATTTTGATCCTGTCTGCAAATTGCGTATAGATGAGGCCCGTGACACCATTGAACTTCATCTTCCAG GTTTTAAAAGAGAACAAATAAGAATTCAGATAAACCATCTTCGAATGATGATTATAAGTGGGGAGCGTCCCTTATTGGATGGAACCAAATGGAAGCGTTTCAAGAAAGAGATTAAACTCCCACCCTTTTGCAACGAAGATGCCATTCATGGCAGTTTCATGCAAAACATTCTCACCGTAGTAATGCCAAAGAAAATCCCTCAATCTtatcgagaagaagaagaagaagaagaatttgatCCCgccatgaagaaaaagaaagaaaaaggtaaagagaaagttacctttgaagaagaagataaagttAGTGAAGCCACATCCAAAGCAGAAGATAGTTATGATATTAATAATTTTAGTGACACAAAAAAAGGGTACTATAATAATAAAGATGATGTTATTGATCAGGAGTTACCACCTGAAACGACCAGAGAGGTTGCACTCAAATTCATGCTTGTTATCATTGTCATATTGGTTGTAGCAAGTTACCTTGCGGATATGAGCAAAAGTTTCATGGCTCATGCTCATTCTTATTTTCATAATTAG